AATCATGACAGGGCAAGTTATTATCAGTAGGGGGCAGGGCAGTTCTCATTTCCCATGTATTGCAAAGCATGCCTATGCATCTACTATCAGTTGTAAACCCTCCAAAGTATGTGATAAATAGGTTGCACAAATTGTTTGCTCAGTTTTTCTGGAGCAGCACTGTAGGAGGAACTAGTAGGCATTGGGCTTCATGGAATACTTTATGCATGCCAGTTGAGGAAGGAGGAATAGGTTTCATATCACTACATGATGTAGCAAAGGCATTATTCAGCAAGTTATGGTGGAATTTCCGAACAAAACCAAGCCTATGGAGCTCTTTCATATGTCAGAAATACTGTAAAAAATTAAACTCTGTTATGGTTCCGTGGAAAAGGGGGTCTCACATCTGGAGAAAAATGTTGGAATGCAAAGATCTGATTGAACATCAAATCCTTTGGCAAACAAAAATGGGATCCTCACTATTCTGGTATGAAAACTGGACTGGTCTTGGGGCACTATATTTTTTAGTTCCTCATGACTTTGGCATTGATGAAAATATACATAATGTACATGATGTTACCTTAGATGGTGAGTGGGATGTGGACAGGCTATTTGAAATACTTCCTGAAGACTTAGCAGTACACATTCTGGAGAAAATCAAACCACCTTCAACCATGCAGGTTCTTGACAGGCCTTTTTGGATGCTGGAAACAAGAGGATATTTCAGTATTAAGTCAGCATGGGAGTATACGAGAAGAAGAGATGAACCAAGAATAGCTTATAGAAAGATTTGGGTAAAGGGACTGCCTTTTAAAATATCGTTTTTCATGTGGAAAGTGTGGAAAGCAAAGTTACCTTTAGATGATTTCTTGAAAAGGGTAGGTTATTGCATGCTCTCAAAATGTTGATGTTGCGTACAACCTGACGAAGAATCTCTTCAGCACTTACTTTTTAGATCAGAAACTGCAAAGACAACTTGGAAGTATTTTCTATCAAGGGCAGGAATAGATGTGGAGGGACTTACATTGCACCAAGCAATCACAAAATGTTGGATTGCAAATGTATGCTTAAGGTTAAAACCAGTAATGCAAGCACTCCCCTCATGCGTAGTATGGGAACtttggaaaagaagaaatagtatGAAGTATGGGGAGGCGGTGACAACTAGCAGGGTGATTTATCAAGTTTCATCAAATCTACAGGCACTGGTGAAAGTGAGAAAGCCTGGGATGGATATGGTCCCTCACAAATGGCAAGATCTATTAGCTATGATGGAAAATTTCACTCCTAAACTTAAGGTTACAAAATTCATGTGGGAATTTCCAAGTGCAGGATGGCTAAAAGTTAATACGGATGGTGCATCAAGGGGAAATCCAGGCAGGAGCTCAATAGGTTTTTGTATAAGAAATGAAAATGGTGACATAGTCAAGTCAGTAGGGAAAGAGATTGAGGAGACAACAAATACAGTAGCTGAAGCGAAGGCCATGGTAGAAGCACTAAGGTTCTGCAGATTTCAACAATACTCTCATGTATGGCGTCAAATGGACTCAATGTTATTAAAAAAGATAATGGATAGGATctggaaaccaccatggatcataTCATAGGAGGTAGAGGAAATGATGCAACTAATGAATGGGGGCAAATTCACAGTTACTCATATTCATAGGGAGGCCAACAAgctggcagatcacttggctaatTATGCATTAGATAATGGAGAAATAGATTGCCAACAATTCTGGCATCTAGATGCATAGGGG
This sequence is a window from Nicotiana sylvestris chromosome 3, ASM39365v2, whole genome shotgun sequence. Protein-coding genes within it:
- the LOC138887048 gene encoding uncharacterized protein produces the protein MTWFKEGDRNTKFFHAQVRGRRKRLHLTRIQNSGGTWIEEEQEIAEEAIKYYKEQFTEASNPSLFDIVEHVPNLINTDQNADLIKQPTKEEVQMAVLGLNGDSAGGPDGMTGKFYHSCWDLIGDDLYDMVISRVVHERLVKFLPSLISEEHAGFVKGRNLVENILLTQEIVTDIRLRTKAGPNVILKLDMTKAYDRISWLFLTKVLRKMGFTERLIGIVFGLVSNNWYSILINGQPHGFFKSSRGIKQGDPVSPTLFIFAAETLSRGLNALHTNLYFCGFGMPKWSPKINHLAYADDMIIFSSSDETSLMLIMQVLKAYEDASGQLVNKNKSAVYLHHLTDMTVVNKVERITGIHRNDFSIIYLGCPIFYARRKLEFYQPLITKFFWSSTVGGTSRHWASWNTLCMPVEEGGIGFISLHDVAKALFSKLWWNFRTKPSLWSSFICQKYCKKLNSVMVPWKRGSHIWRKMLECKDLIEHQILWQTKMGSSLFWYENWTGLGALYFLVPHDFGIDENIHNVHDVTLDGEWDVDRLFEILPEDLAVHILEKIKPPSTMQVLDRPFWMLETRGYFSIKSAWEYTRRRDEPRIAYRKIWVKGLPFKISFFMWKVWKAKLPLDDFLKRHLLFRSETAKTTWKYFLSRAGIDVEGLTLHQAITKCWIANVCLRLKPVMQALPSCVVWELWKRRNSMKYGEAVTTSRVIYQVSSNLQALVKVRKPGMDMVPHKWQDLLAMMENFTPKLKVTKFMWEFPSAGWLKVNTDGASRGNPGRSSIGFCIRNENGDIVKSVGKEIEETTNTVAEAKAMVEALRFCRFQQYSHVELTCLHKAVFMSMKKIERSKGKQENRNGKTDRSKINAAK